The window CAGCCCCAGAGATCCCTCGCGTTCGATGTATCCCCGGGCGTCGAGCCCCTTGTTCGGCATGGGAACACTCTGCCTGGGCTGGGCCGCGGGTTCATGTCATTTCCAGCGGAACACGCGCGGCGGGCGGACGGAACGTGCCTCCGCGCGGACCGCGGCGACGCAGTCCCCGGCCGCGGCACCACCCGATGGGTCCCGTCCCGCGACGACAAGAAGGGCCCCACCGTGTGGCAGGGCCCTTCTTGAGAAGACGTAACGGCTGCGGTTAGCGCGAGCGCTTCGCGAGGCGCTCCACGTCCAGCAGGATGACCGCGCGGGCCTCCAGGCGGAGCCAGCCGCGGCCCGCGAAGTCGGCGAGCGCCTTGTTGACCGTCTCTCGGGAGGCGCCGACGAGCTGGGCCAGCTCCTCCTGGGTCAGGTCGTGCACGACGTGGATGCCCTCCTCGGACTGCACGCCGAAGCGGCGCGAGAGGTCCAGGAGCGCTCGGGCCACTCGGCCCGGCACGTCGGAGAAGACCAGGTCGGACATCTGGTCGTTGGTCTTGCGCAGACGCCGGGCGACGGCACGCAGCAGGGCGGCGGCCACCTCGGGCCGCGCGTTCAGCCAGGGCTGGAGGTCGCCGTGGCCGAGGCCGAGCAGCTTGACCTCGGTCAGCGCGGAGGCGGTCGCCGTGCGCGGGCCCGGGTCGAACAGCGACAGCTCGCCGATGAGCTCGCCGGGGCCGAGGACCGCCAGCATGTTCTCGCGGCCGTCGGGGGATGTGCGGTGGAGCTTCACCTTGCCCTCGGTGACCACGTACAGGCGGTCTCCGGGGTCGCCCTCGTGAAAGAGCGCGTCTCCGCGCGCGAGGGTCACCTCACTCATGGAGGCGCGGAGCTCCGCGGCCTGCTCGTCATCGAGCGCCGCGAAGAGCGGGGCGCGCCGCAGAACGTCGTCCACGAGTTCTCTCCTTGTCGACCTGCTCAGGGGATCTTGCTCCCCCGTGTGCCGGGGACCGTGTTCCCCATTTTGCCGGACGGTCCAAACAGTGTGATCAGTCACAAGTCTGCCGTACAGGTGTGTCCCACAGTGCGGCAGGGGGCCAATTGGGGGCCGATCTCCGAGGGCCGGGGCGGATGTCACTGGTGGGCTTTAGGCTGGCCGGGTGTCCAAATCGCCGGTGAGAGCACAGGCCAAGGGGGCTGGACGGGTGGTTGCACGTCGCGATTCCGCTGTGGGCGAACAGGACCCCGACGGAGCGAAGAAAACGACAAAAGCGGCAGGGGGCGGGCCGGCCAAGCGGTCGGCCGGAGCCGCCGGGAAGGCCGCGGGGGTCGCGGCCTCGGAGATGGCCGCGACCGCGAAGAAGGCTGCCGCCGTCAAGAGAGCCGCATCCGCCAGGAAGGCCGCCGCCCCGAGCCGGAAGACCGCTGCCGCGAGCAAGAAGGCGGCCGCCTCGAAGGGGGCCGCCTCGAAGGGGGCCGCCAAGAAGACCGCACCGGCGAAGGCGGTGGCCAAGAAGAGCTCGCCCGCGAAGGCGGCCGGCAGGAAGTCCACGCCTGCCGAAAAGCTCGCGCCCGCCAAGAAACCCGTACCCGCGAAGAAAGCCGTGCCCGCCGCAGTGACCCCCGCCAAACGCGCCCCCGCAAAAGCCACGCCCGCCAAAGCAGCCAAAGCGGTACCCGCCAAAGCCACCCCCACCAAAGCCACCCCCACCAAAGTCGCCCCCGCCAAGCCTCCCCGGAACGAGTCGCACACGGCTCTCGTCCGGCGGGCGCGGCGTATCAACCGTGAGCTCGCCGAGGTGTACCCGTACGCACACCCGGAGCTGGACTTCGAGAACCCCTTCCAACTGGTGGTCGCCACGGTCCTGTCGGCGCAGACGACGGACCTGAGGGTGAACCAGACGACGCCGGCCCTCTTCGGGAAGTACCCCACGCCCGAGGACCTGGCCGGGGCGAACCCGGAGGAGGTCGAGGAGATCCTCCGGCCGACCGGGTTCTTCCGGGCCAAGACCAAGTCGGTGATAGGGCTCTCCAGGGCCCTGCGGGACGACTTCGGGGGCGAGGTCCCCGGCCGCCTCGAAGACCTCGTCAAACTGCCCGGCGTGGGCCGCAAGACCGCCTTCGTGGTCCTCGGCAACGCCTTCGGCCGCCCCGGCATCACCGTGGACACCCACTTCCAGCGGCTCGTACGACGCTGGCAGTGGACCGACCGGACGGAGCCCGACAAGATCGAGGCGGCCATCGGCGGGCTCTTCCCGAAGAGCGAGTGGACGATGCTCTCGCACCACGTGATCTTCCACGGCCGCCGTATCTGCCACGCCCGCAAGCCCGCCTGCGGTGCCTGCCCGATCGCCCCGCTCTGCCCGGCGTACGGAGAGGGTGAGACGGACCCGGAGAAGGCCCAGAAGCTTCTGAAGTACGAGAAGGGCGGCTTCCCGGGCCAGCGCCTCAACCCTCCGCAGTCGTACCTCGACGCGGGCGGCATCCCCGCACCCCCGCTGGGAGCGACCATGCCAAGCGCCTCCGCGCCCAGCGCACCCGAGTCCGCCGCCTCCGCCCCCGGCGCACCCTCCTCCGCAGCCCCCGCGCCCGGTTCACCCGTGCGGGAGGTCGGATGACGGAACGATCTGTGGACCCGCGGGCGTTGAGAGCAGCAGAACGGGGGTGGCGATGACGCGCGCGAGTCGTACGCACGACATGCAGGACGGCGATCTGGTCCTGACCAAGGACGGCCTGCCGGGCTGGCTGGACCCGGTGGTGCGGGCCGTGGAGACGGTCGAGCCGCTCCAACTGAGCCGCTTCCTGCCGCCGGAGGACGGTGGCGGGCGCCAGTCGGCCGTGCTGATCCTGTTCGGTGAGGGCGAGTCCGGCCCCGAACTGCTGCTCATGGAGCGCGCGAGTTCGCTCAGGTCGCATGCCGGGCAGCCGTCCTTCCCCGGCGGCGCCCTCGACCCCGAGGACGGCGACCCGAAGGCCGACGGGCCGCTGCGGGCCGCTCTCCGCGAGGCCGAGGAGGAGACCGGGCTCGACCCCAGCGGTGTCCAGCTCTTCGGCGTGCTCCCGAAGCTCTACATCCCGGTGAGCGGCTTCGTGGTCACCCCGGTGCTCGGCTGGTGGCGCGAGCCGACACCGGTCGGCGTGGTCGATCCGGCGGAGACGGCCCGCGTCTTCACGGTCCCCGTGGCGGATCTCACGGACCCCGGCAACCGCGCGACGGCCGTGCACCCGCGCGGCCACGCAGGTCCGGCATTCCTGGTCGAATCCGCCCTGGTCTGGGGCTTCACGGCCGGAATCATCGACCGCCTCCTGCACTACGCGGGCTGGGAACGACCTTGGGACCGCGACAAGCAGGTCCCGCTCGACTGGCGCGCATGACAGGGTGGCACCCGTGCTGTGTCTTCCCGGGGGCCGTGACATGAGCGGCTGCGCCGGGTGTCCCCGGACCCCCGGCCGAGGCACGGCCACCGCAAAGTGATGAGGCGAGGCTTGAAGCAGTGAACGTGCTGGACATCCTGTTGCTGGTCGCCGCCGTGTGGTTCGCGATCGTGGGCTATCGCCAGGGGTTCGTCGTAGGCATCCTGTCGGTGATCGGATTCCTGGGCGGCGGTCTCGTCGCGGTCTACCTCCTGCCGGTCATCTGGGGCGCGGTGACGGACGACGCGGAGGTCGGCACGACCGCGGCCGTCGTCGCCGTGGTCGTCGTGATCGTCTGCGCCTCGGTCGGCCAGGCCCTCACCACCCATCTCGGCAACAAACTGCGCCGGTACATCACCTGGTCCCCGGCCCGCGCCCTGGACGCCACGGGCGGCGCCCTCGTCAACGTCGTGGCGATGCTCCTCGTCGCCTGGCTGATCGGCTCGGCCCTGGCCGGTACGACACTGCCGACGCTCGGCAAGGAGGTCCGCGGCTCCAAGGTGATGCTCGGCGTGGACCGGGCTCTGCCCAACCAGGCCGACACCTGGTTCGCCGACTTCTCCTCGGTCCTCGCGCAGAACGGCTTCCCGCAGGTCTTCAGCCCGTTCTCGAACGAGCCGATCAACGAGGTGGATCCCCCCGACCCGGCCCTCGCGAGCAGCCCGGTCGCCGCACGCGCCCAGCGCTCCATCGTCAAGGTCACCGGCACCGCCCAGAGCTGCGGCAAGGTCCTCGAAGGCACCGGCTTCGTCTTCGGCCCGCGCCGCGTGATGACCAACGCCCATGTGGTGGGCGGCGTGAACGAGCCGTACGTCCAGATAGGCGGCGAGGGCAAGCGGTACGCAGCGAAGGTCGTGCTCTACGACTGGGAGCGCGACATCGCCGTACTCGACGTGCCCGATCTGAACGCGCCCGCCCTGAAGTTCACCACCGAGGAAGCGACCAGGGGGGACGACGCGATCGTCGCGGGCTTCCCGGAGAACGGCTCGTACACGGTCAACCCGGCGCGGGTGCGCGGCCCCATCACGGCCAACGGCCCGGACATCTACCACCGGGGCACCGTGCAGCGGAAGGTCTACTCCGTGTTCGCGACCGTGCGCCAGGGCAACTCCGGCGGCCCGCTGCTCACCGCGAAGGGCGAGGTGTACGGCGTGGTGTTCGCGAAGTCCCTCGACGACGAGAACACGGGGTACGCGCTGACCGTGGACGAGGTCCAGGAGGACATCACCAAGGGTCGTACCGCCAACCAGCAGGTGGGCAGCGACAGCTGCGCGCTGTAGTCCGGGGCGCGGAGGGGCTCGGCCGGCGGTAGTCACGCGGGCGAGGTCCGAGTGTTCCGGCCGCGCGCGTCCTCAGTCGCGCGGGTGACGCAGGCGCGCCGAGACCCAGCGGGCACGGCGCTTCAGAATGTGCGGGATTCCCAGCCGAGGATCCGTGCCCTGCAGCTGCGGGGCTCCCCTCTGGTGGGAGCTCAGGCCACTGGCCGAGCGGCGGTTTCGTGCTGCGTCACTGTAGTCGTGCGTCCAGCCCATACCCCGACGTCTGCCCCTGCCCCAAGGTCGATAACCGCCCCCACGCCCCCCAATCGGCCTATGCGTCGGGCAATTGGCCGTTCGTAGAACAGGCGTTCCCGAGACGGGTGTGGCGTGTGGTGCCAGTGCCTCGCCGAACGGCCCCCGACCTGCGGCGCGATGCCCTCAGCGGTCCGGCTCGGGGTCCTTCAGCCAGTTCACCAATTCGGTGGAGAAGGCCACGGGATCCTCCTCGTGGGGAAAGTGTCCGAGCCCGTCGAACAGGCGCCAGCGGTACGGCGCTTCGACGTACTCCCCGGACCCCGCGGCACTCCGCGTGCGCATCACCGGATCGAGCGAGCCGTGCAGATGCAGCGTCGGCACCCGCACCGGCCGCTTCATCCGGCGGTTGAACTGGATACCGTCCGGACGGGCCATCGAGCGGACCATCCACCGGTAGGGCTCAAGCGAGCAGTGCGCCGTCGACGGGATCAGCATCGCCCGCCGGTACGCCTCCACGGCCTCGTCGTCCGGCAACCGCGGCCCTGACCAGTCCCGGATGAGTTCGCCGACCAGGGCCCCCTCGTCGGCGAGCAGTTGGCGCTCGGGGATCCAGGGCCGCTGGAAGCCCCAGATGTAGGAGCCGGCCGCGGTCTGCTTCATGTCCGAGAGCATCGCGGAGCGCCAGCGCCGGGGGTGCGGCATCGAGGAGACCACGAGCCGGCGGACCAGCTTGGGCCGCATCACGGCCGCGGTCCACGCCAGATAGCCGCCGAGGTCGTGGCCGACCAGCGCGGCGTCGGGCTCACCGAGGGACCGTACGACGCCGGTGATGTCGAGGGCGAGGTTCGCGGGGTCGTAGCCGCGCGGGGTGCGGTCGCTGCCGCCGATGCCCCGCAGATCCATCGCGACCGCGCGGAAGCCCGCGTCGGAGAGCGCCACCAGCTGATGCCGCCAGGTCCACCAGAACTGCGGGAAGCCGTGCAGCAGCAGGACCAGCGGCCCGTCGCCCATCTCGGCGATGTGGAAGCGCGCGCCGTTGGCCGCGACATCCCGGTGGGTCACCTGTTTCCCGCCGGGAACGTCGAGCCGTACGACCGAGGTGGGTTGCGCCGAGGATGAGGCGGGATCCGTCATGAGGACGAGCGTGCCACAGCCTTGACGGTGTCACCGACCGGGTCGGCCGCGGTCACCTGACGGGGGTGCGGCTTCACGTTCTGCAGTACGGCCGCCGATTCCTTGACCGAGGCGGCCGTCTTCTGCGGTCCCTGGCCCTTCTTGGCCTTCTTCGCGAAGACCACGCCGATCAGCGCGAGGACGCCCGCGACCACCACGTTCGCGGCGAACGACAGCAGGAAGCAGACCGCCAGGTTCCAGTCGCTCCAGGTGCGGATGCCGTACGCCAGGGCGAAGCTCAGCATGGGCAGGGAGAAGATCAGTACCGCACCGGCGGCCGCGAACGCGCCGCCGCCCACCGCTCCGCGTTTGACGTCCCGCTTGAGCTGCGCCTTCGCCAGTGCGATCTCGTCGTGCACCAGCGCGGACATCTCGGTCGTCGCCGAGGCGAACAGCTGGCCGATGCTGCGTTCGGCGCCGACCGGGCTGCCGTCGGGTGCGCTCATCGCGTTCTCCCTGTTGTCTTGTCGCCGTTGTCTGTGCTGTCCGGCGGTCTGTCGTCGTGGAGCTGTGCGCGTTTTGGGTACGTCTGGACCGTACGTGCCGGACCGGGCGTATCGGAACGTGCGTAACGGACCGTGCGTGTCAGATCATGCCGGACCGTCGTTCTCCTCGCTTGCCCCGCCCGTCACTTCGGCAAGCCTCCGGTGCTCGGCGGCCTTGCGCTCGTGGATCTCGGCCATCCGCAGGTGGTAGGCGGGGTTGTCCTGTTCGTAGATGTCGGGGATGCCGTCGAGGTCTTCGTCGCGCTCCTCGTCCTCCCACAGCCTGCGGTACTTGGCGTTGCGTATCTTCAGCAGGACGCACGACAGGACGGCCGCGATCAGGGAGCCCAGCAGGACGGCGGCCTTGACCTCGTCGGTGAGCGCCTTGTCGCCCGCGAAGGCGAGTTCCCCGATGAGCAGCGAGACGGTGAAGCCGATGCCTGCGAGCGAGGACACCGCGAAGACGTCGGGCCAGGCCAGGTCGTCGGAGAGCGAGGCCCTGGTGAAGCGGGCCGTCAGCCAGGTGCCGCCGAAGATGCCGACCGCCTTGCCGACGACCAGACCGAGCACGACACCGAGGGTCTCCGGCCGGGTGAACACATCGCCGAGCGCGCCGCCGGACACCGCGACCCCGGCGCTGAACAGCGCGAACAGCGGTACGGCGAGGCCCGCCGACAGGGGGCGTACGAGATGCTCGATGCGCTCGCCGGGCGAACGCTGCTCGCCTTCGTCCTTGTGGGTGGTGCAGCGCAGCATCAGACCCATCGCGACACCGGCGACCGTGGCGTGGATGCCGCTGTTGTACATCAGCCCCCAGATCACCAGGGCGAGCGGCACGTACACGTACCAGCCGCGTACGCCCCCGCGCAGCAGCAGCCAGAAGACGACGAGGCCGACGACGGCGCCGCCGAGCGCCGCGAAGTTCAGGTCCTCGGTGAAGAACACCGCGATGATCAGGATCGCGAAGAGGTCGTCGACGACGGCGAGCGTGAGCAGGAAGGCACGCAGGGCGCTCGGCAGCGACGTACCGATGACGGCGAGGACGGCGAGCGCGAAGGCGATGTCGGTCGCGGTCGGTACGGCCCAGCCGTCGAGCGAGCCGCCGCCGGTGACGTTGACCAGGGTGTAGACGAGCGCGGGCACGGCCATGCCGCACAGCGCGGCGACGACCGGGAGCGCGGCGGCCCGCGGGTCCCTGAGGTCACCGGCGACCAGCTCGCGCTTGAGCTCGATACCGGCGACGAAGAAGAAGACCGCGAGGAGGCCGTCGGCGGCCCAGTGCTCGATGGAGAGGTCCAGGCCGAGTGCGGCGGGTCCGACGTGGAACTCCCTGACCGACTCGTAGCTCTCCCGGATCGGGGTGTTCGCCCAGATCAGCGCGGCGATCGCGGCGGCGAGCAGGAGGACGCCGCCGACCGTCTCGGTGCGCAGCGCGTCCGCGACGAAGGTCCGCTCGGGCAGGGAGAGCCGTCCGAGGACCTTGTGGTTCTTGCCGGGCGCGGGCACGAGATCGACCTCCGGTCGGTAGGCATCACTGAGCACTTGCCGACCAGACTTCCCGGCGCACCTTTTGAGATCTCTGGGATCTCTGGGTTCTCTTTGTCGCGTTTCTCTTGTCGCGTTGTTTACGCGCTCCTCAGCCTACCCAAGATGCGGCCGGACCCATCCGGTGATCATCAGGCTAGACGCGGGAGGGGCACCCGGCGCAGGACGCGCCGGGTGCCCCTCTTCGAGCCGTACGTCAGCCCGTACGTCAGTCCTCGCTGGGCGCCGCCGGGAGCTTCGACTGGATGAGGTCCATCACCGTGGAGTCGGTGAGCGTGGTGACGTCACCGAGCTGACGGTTCTCCGCGACATCACGCAGCAGCCGGCGCATGATCTTGCCCGAACGGGTCTTGGGCAGCTCGGCCACCGGCAGGATCCGCTTCGGCTTGGCGATCGGGCCCAGCGCCTTCGAGACGTGGTCGCGCAGGTCGCCCACGAGGCTGTCGGTCTCCGACGCCGTACCGCGCAGGATCACGAAGGCCACGATCGCCTGGCCGGTCGTCTCGTCGGCCGCGCCCACGACCGCCGCCTCGGCGACCGACGGGTGCGAGACGAGCGCCGACTCGACCTCGGTGGTCGAGATGTTGTGCCCGGACACGAGCATCACGTCGTCCACCCGGCCGAGCAGCCAGATGTCGCCGTCGTCGTCCTTCTTGGCGCCGTCGCCCGCGAAGTACTTGCCCTCGAAGCGTGACCAGTACGTGTCGAGGAACCGCTGGTCGTCGCCCCAGATGGTGCGCAGCATCGACGGCCACGGCTCGGTGAGCACGAGGTAACCGCCACCGCCGTCGGGCACTTCGCGCGCCTCGTCGTCGACGACGGTCGCCGAGATCCCCGGCAGCGCGCGCTGCGCGGACCCCGGCTTGGTCTCGGTCACGCCCGGCAGCGGCGAGATCATCATCGCGCCGGTCTCGGTCTGCCACCAGGTGTCCACGATCGGCGTGCGGTCGCCGCCGATGTGCTTGCGGTACCAGATCCACGCCTCGGGGTTGATCGGCTCACCGACGGACCCCAGCACCCGCAGGCTGCTGAGATCGAACTTCGCGGGGATGTCGTCGCCCCACTTCATGAACGTACGGATGGCCGTCGGCGCCGTGTAGAGGATCGTCACGCCGTACTTCTGCACGATCTCCCAGAAGCGCCCCTGGTGCGGGGTGTCCGGCGTGCCCTCGTACATCACCTGTGTCGCGCCGTTCGCCAGCGGCCCGTACGTGATGTACGAGTGGCCGGTGACCCAGCCGATGTCGGCCGTGCACCAGTAGACGTCGGTCTCCGGCTTGAGGTCGAAGACGGCGTGGTGGGTGTACGCGGCCTGGGTGAGGTAGCCGCCGGAGGTGTGCAGGATGCCCTTCGGCTTACCCGTCGTCCCCGAGGTGTAGAGGATGAACAGCGGGTGCTCGGCGTCGAACGCCTCGGGGGTGTGCTCGGCGGACTGCCTGGCCGTGATCTCGTGCCACCAGACGTCACGGCCCTCGGTCCACGCGACGTCCTGGCCCGTACGGCGCACGACGAGCACCTTGTCCACGCCGTCGACCCGGGAGACCGCCTCGTCGACGGCCGGCTTGAGCGCGGAGGGCTTGCCTCGGCGGTAGCCGCCGTCGGAGGTGATGACCAGCTTGGCGTCGGCGTCCTGGATGCGGGTGGCGATGGCGTCGGCCGAGAAGCCGCCGAAGACCACGGAGTGCGCGGCGCCGATGCGGGCGCAGGCCAGCATCGAGACGACGGCCTCGGGGATCATCGGCAGGTAGATGGCGACCCGGTCGCCCTTCTCGACCCCGAGTTCCGTCAGGGCGTTCGCCGCGCGGGAGACCTCGTCCTTCAGCTCGGCGTAGGTGATGGCGCGGCCGTCACCCGGCTCGCCCTCGAAGTGGATGGCGACCCGGTCGCCGTTCCCCGCCTCGACGTGCCGGTCCACGCAGTTGTACGCGACGTTGAGCTTGCCGTCCTTGAACCACTTGGCGAACGGCGGGTTCGACCAGTCCAGCGTCTCGGTCGGCTCGGTGGCCCAGGTCAGCCGGCGGGCCTGCGCGGCCCAGAAGCCGAGCCTGTCAGCCTTGGCCTGCTCATACGCCTCCGCGGTGACGTTGGCGTTCGCGGCCAGGTCGGCGGGCGGCGCGAACCTGCGCTCTTCCTTCAGCAGGTTGGCCAGGCTTTCGTTGCTCACGACATCTCCCTTTCCCAGGGTGTCCGTTGTGTCCCAGGCCACAGCTCATCAGACGCGGACCCCTGGTGACAAGGGCCGTCCGGGAATTGGTTTAGACCTGTGGGCAGGATCATGTGTGCGTGCGGCTTCCCGCGGACACGGGGGGCCACACGTTCTCACGGACGGGGAAGGGCCGCGGTTCAGGCTCGCGGGCGGGAGGGGCCGGTGGCGGGGGTCCGGACGGCCCTGTGGGCGGGCGTCGAATGAACCCGCGGCGGGGCGCCGAACGGCCCCATGGCGGGGCGTCGAACGAACCCGTGGCAGGGTGCTGGACGGGCCTCCGGGAGTGGGGCCGCGGACCCTCGGGAGTGGCCTGCGGCTCCCAGGAGTGGCCTGCGGCTCCCGGGAGTGGCCCACGGACCGCCGGGAGTGGGCCCGCGGGCTTCTGGGAGTGGGCTCGCGGGCCCCGGAACGGGTGGTTCAGGCAGGTGTGTCGTGCAGTGCCGTCGCCGCGACCCGGTCGAAGACCTCGCCGTCCGGCTCCTCGTGGTGAACGCGCTCGTTGAGGAGGTACGCCTGGGCCTCGCCCACGTGGAAATACATCCCGTGCAGTTCGAGCGCGCCCTCCTTCAGCGCCCGGGCCACGGAGTCGTGCGCCCGCAGGTGCTCCAACTGCTGCACCACGTTGGTCAGACAGAGCTGCTCGACGGCGTCGGCGGGTGCGCGTCCGGCGATGCGCGTCCAGGGCCGGTCCTTGGCGGCCATCCGCTCCAGACTCGGCAGCCCGTGCCGCAGCCACCGCTTCAACGGCGTCTGCGCGCCACCCGGTTCGGTGTTCATCAGCGCCTGCATCGCCCCGCAGCCGGAGTGCCCACACACGGTGATGGACCGCACCTGCAACACCTCCACCGCGTACTCGATGGCGGCCGCGACCGAGTCGTCGGCGCTCTCCTCGCCGGGGGGCGGTACGAGATTGCCGACGTTCCGTACGACGAAGAGGTCGCCCGGGCCGCTTGAAGTGATCATCGACGTGACCAGCCGGGAGTCGGCGCAGGTCAGGAAGAGCTGGGAAGGCTGCTGCCCCTCCCGCGCGAGCCGGGCCAGCTCGCCGCGCACGAGGGGCGCGGTGTTGCGCTGGAACGAGCTGATGCCGCTGGCCAGTTGATGCCCGCTCCGACGCCCGCCCTGCGGGGCGCTCTCGGGGCGCTCGCAGTGGTGGTTGCGCCAGGGCGTCCAGGGCCGGCAGTGGCAGTGCGAGGTCTCTCCGGTGCCCCCCTGGACGTGGGGCGCGGCCAGCCGGGCCCCGGTGCGTCCGGTCAGCTCGACGGAGCCGCCCTGCGCGAGGTGCGTGCTCTGCCAGTCGTGCAGCGATTCGTACGCCGCGTGGTCCATGAAGGAGCCGTCCAGCTCGACCACGGCATCGGCGCTCTGGGGCACGAGATGCAGGGTCCGGCTGAGGCGCGGCACGGCGAGGAACGTCAACTGCCCGCGTACGCGGACGTGGTGGACGCCCGCCGAGTCCACGTCGTGGGTGATCCGGGTGCGGGTGAGCCGGTGAAGGGCGACTCCGACGGCCACGGCGACGCCCAGCAGGACGCCCTCCAGCACACCGAGGACGACGACGCCGAGGGTCGTGACCGCGTACACCAGCACCTCTCGGTGGCGGGTGACCGTGCGGATGTGGTGCAGGGACACCATCTGGATTCCGACGGCCATCACCAGGGCGGCGAGCGCCGCGAGGGGGATCAGCTCCAGGACCGGGACCATCAGCAGGGCGGCCACCACCACCCAGACGCCGTGCAGCATCGTGGAGTTCCGGCTGACCGCTCCGGCCTGCACGTTCGCCGAGCTGCGCACGGCCACGCCCGCGACGGGGAGCCCGCCGAGCGATCCGGAGACGATGTTGGCGGCGCCCTGTCCGAGGAGCTCGCGGTCGAGGTCGGAGCGCTTCTGCTGGGTCGGCCGCCCGGCCGTGAGCTTGTCCACGGCGACGGCGCCGAGAAGCGACTGGACGCTGCACACCAGCGTGACGGTGA is drawn from Streptomyces liliifuscus and contains these coding sequences:
- a CDS encoding bifunctional SulP family inorganic anion transporter/carbonic anhydrase: MPACVPTRTDDSSHMPEEGRPHSPPERRRRTPRLPHIPRIAGADLSASIAVFLIALPLSLGIALATGAPLQAGLVAAAAGGLVVGRLGGAPLQVSGPAAGLTVVTADLIQKFGWRTTCAITVLAGLAQLGLGFLRVARSALAVSPAIVHGMLAGIGITIAVAQLHIVLGGSPRSSVIANMRELPGQLAHPQVAALSMSALTLALLLAWPRIPGRVGRALRKVPAALVAVTAATTTAVLAGLTLPKVDLPSWRSHALAGLPEGPALGITAAVLTVTLVCSVQSLLGAVAVDKLTAGRPTQQKRSDLDRELLGQGAANIVSGSLGGLPVAGVAVRSSANVQAGAVSRNSTMLHGVWVVVAALLMVPVLELIPLAALAALVMAVGIQMVSLHHIRTVTRHREVLVYAVTTLGVVVLGVLEGVLLGVAVAVGVALHRLTRTRITHDVDSAGVHHVRVRGQLTFLAVPRLSRTLHLVPQSADAVVELDGSFMDHAAYESLHDWQSTHLAQGGSVELTGRTGARLAAPHVQGGTGETSHCHCRPWTPWRNHHCERPESAPQGGRRSGHQLASGISSFQRNTAPLVRGELARLAREGQQPSQLFLTCADSRLVTSMITSSGPGDLFVVRNVGNLVPPPGEESADDSVAAAIEYAVEVLQVRSITVCGHSGCGAMQALMNTEPGGAQTPLKRWLRHGLPSLERMAAKDRPWTRIAGRAPADAVEQLCLTNVVQQLEHLRAHDSVARALKEGALELHGMYFHVGEAQAYLLNERVHHEEPDGEVFDRVAATALHDTPA